DNA from Bacteroidota bacterium:
TGTATTTTCAAAAATTCCAATTATAGAATCGCAATTCGCAGCAGTAAGCGTGGAATCATAAAAATAATCATCAATAAAATTAGGAATTCCTAATTCACACTCTTTGCCTTCCAATGAAATAACTTTTGATAAAACATCCGAAAGATAACCATATTTATTGGGTTGATTTATTATGCTAATAGAGTCTTGCCAAAGAGTGGCAATATATATTTTTCTATCTGGTCCAATTGATAATTGACCATAATCTTCTAAACTATCAGGATTATTAATAATAACATTCCATGTGTTACTAATTGATACAGAATCATTATTCCCCGTCAAACAAAATTGAGAAATATAATTGCTACCAAAAGTAAAATATAACTTTGAGTTGTCAGGAGAAAAACAAGGGTAGAATCCACAATACAAGGTATATAAGCCAATTCTATTACTTACCAAACCAGTATTATTATCAAAATCATATAATTCGTTTAAACAAGTAATGCCATTTATACTATATGAAGCTAATTTTTTACCATTAGGAGAAATTTTTATTGCTGCCGTTAAATCAGTATAGGGTACTCCTATTGAAGAAATCATTGGTGTAATATTTAATCCTGTACTATCAAGTTTATAAGATAAAAAATTGCTTGTGTTGTATTCGTGGGTTAATATCCACACACTTTTTCCATCAGCACCTTTTGTGGCTGCAACACATTCCATGCTTGGAGCAAACAATAAATTATTTTTAGAAATCACATCTCCTAACCCAGAATTTAGTTTTATGTTTATTATAGTATATCTGAATCCATCAGCACCATTATTATTCCAACAATCATTTGTGAAAATGTAAAATAAAGAATCATTTTCTGGATGAGGAACAATTAAAGCCGCTTGAGCAGTACTTCCATAATTTCCGCATCCCATCAAGCCAGTACCATTGGGCATTGACTGGTGGTTTTTATTCCAAACTGTATCGCCATCGGTATAAAATAAAAGATTGCCTGCGGTATCAGATATTACAGTGCATCCTTCGTAAGTATGCAACTTGCCATTTGTATCTGCAACAGCTGTTCCGCTGCTAAAATCTATTCCTGCACCATTTCCAAAATACCAATGGTAAGTACGTTTTATATCGGGGTTTTGAGAAAAGCAAAAGGGAGAAGAGGCGAGGAAAACTACGAGCAGGTATTTTTTGAGAGTAGACATTGCATAAATGATAGAACAAACGTAGGTAATAATTATGTGACTGCGAAATTATTTCGGATATATTTTCAGGCGCATGGTTGCCCCTTCCCTTTGTCCCTTCTCCCAAGACATCCCCCCTTAATCCCTCTTCAAACATCCCCCGCCACTTCGTGTGCGCCCCCTTTATTAAGGGGGAGAGTTTGCGCGAACGATTGCAGTGGAAATCCTTTGCGCGTTCTCGATACGCCTTCGGCTACTCGAACTGACAATGCGCAAAGATTGGAACGGAAAGCGTGACCCGAGGACATTCCCCGTTTAACAACAACCCCCTGTGTCCCCCTCCCGCTAAAGACGGGATGAAACATTTGCTGAGGGGGAATTCCGAGGGGCGCGCCCACATTCTTATTTTAATATTTCACAAGTTTTGACGAATAACTCCTTCCTTCTGCTTTTACACTCAACACATAAACTCCACGCGGCAAAAAAGATAAATTCAGGTTTCCTTGTTTAGAATTCAGCGTTGTTTGAAAAACCTTTTCTCCCAAAAGATTGTCTATTTGTAAACTTTGAATATTAGAATGTGTTCCTTGAACTAAAAATGAAATGTTTGTTTGAAACGGATTAGGGTAAACATTAAATATTTCCAGCGAAGAAGAGGCATTATCAAAAACTCCAAGAGCATTATTTGCTGCACAGAAATCAGAAATGCCATAGCCAAGCAATGAATCGGGGTTGTTGTATTGGCTTGCTGTCTGTTCAATAGCGTTAAAGAGTTGCATGTTGGTTGCTGTGGGATGCGCCTGCCATAAACAGGCAACCACTCCGGCAGTGATAGGACCAGAAAAAGATGTTCCGCTTAAATAAGTAATTCCGGTTGCAAGATCAGACACCACCGCATCTTGTCCCTGCGCGGCTACATTGGGTTTCACTCTGCCGTCAAAGGACGGACCTGTAGAACTAAAGCCGGCATAATTCTTCAATGAATCTACTGCGCCCACTGCAAGCACGCTGTCGGCATCAGCAGGAGCGCCAATAAAATGCCATGCAGACCAGCCGGAATTTCCAGCGCTGCAAACGGCAAACATTCCTTTGCTCACCGCCATGTCAGTGCCGATAGATATTCGCGCAGTGTTTCCATCCATATCGGCATAGGTATGATTTTGCGTGGTGTCATCAAATTCTGTATAGCCAAGCGAAGTAGATAAAACATCTGCGCCAACGCTATCAGCATACTCAGCACCTGAAACCCAGTTGTCTTCTTCAATCACATATTCGGTTGCTGCCTGCTCAGTGCGAAAGAGCCAGTAGTTGGCTTTCGGAGCGGTGCCGACAATTTGCCCGGGAAGATTTCCGCCTAATGTAGAAAGCACCCACGAGCCATGCGGATGCGCATCGTAGACCATTGTATCATTGTCCACAAAATCCCATGTGCCAAGAATCTGATTGTTCAGACGGAGAGAATCAAAAACAGAAAGAGAATCTGCTTTGTAAAACCCGGCATCAAGAATTGCAATGACCATTCCTTCTCCGTGAAATCCCTGGTTATGCAGGCAAACTCCGCCAATCATATTAATCTGGTTGTAAGAAGGTCCATAATTGTATTGTGCAGGTATTGGATTTCCATTTTTAAGTGTTGAAGTAAAGGGAGAAGGATTTTCTTCAATTCCAAATTTCCTGCCATAACGCTGAACCGGTTTTGTGTTCAAAACGAACGAAAAATTGTTTATCGTGTTGAGCGCATTTGTATCAGCCGTATAAATAGTAATGGCGTTAAACCACTTTGAGCGGTTGATTAGAGTTACGTTGGGAACGGCTGTAACACTGTTAATGTAAGAAGGGGTTATAGGCAAATCATTCTGAACAACAGCAATTCCCTGATTGATCCTGCGCTGAATAGATCTGGCAGAAAGAAATGCTGATGGGTTGGAAGTTGTATAAGGCGTTCCGATTTTATCTGTAAACTGAATCCAGTATTTGGTGTACTGGGAAAATAAGTCAGAAGTAAAAAGGCAGAAGACAAGAGATAAAAATAAAAAAGCATAAAGCTTGCTGCGGGTAATTTTATTTTCCATATGAAATTATTTTTTGAATGTATTTATAGCCGACTGTATCATCAAAAGGAGGATTATCATTTGCATCGTGCTGCTGAAGACTCAAACTATCTTTCTGCTTGTAGATCAAACCAACATTGCGAGCAAATTTTTCTTTCTCCACCTGAAATTTCACAAGATTAATTTCCTCGAATTGTTTAATCACAGCAACAGAATCAAAATAAATATTGTTAATCGTAAGAGGGTTATCTGCAGATTCTATTTCGTAATCTCTTTCTCCTAAAATATTATAAACATTTCCATTCCACAGTTTTCCCTCACGAACAGGGAAAATAAGTTTCAGATACGTGATGTTTTCTTCTTTTTTCTCAAGAGTTGTTTGCGTTTTATTTGCTGTCCAAACTCTCGGTGCCGACCAGTTCATTGCATCATACGGAACAGTTGGATTATAGTATTTATAGTAACGTTCGATTCTCAATGTAGGTCTTCCGGAATTATCAGGAGCGATTGCAGTAATCTTTTCCATTAACTGGTAATGAATTGTAGTATCAAAGTTATTCTTGTCATGCCACATAGAATCCACCAGATAAATTACATACCTGCCAATTTCTTCGGGGAAATAATTGTAACCAAAATTTACCGGCTCATCAACCGGTTTGTCTTTTTTGCAGGAAAAAATTATTGCACTAACCAAAACTAAAAAAAGAAATATGTTCGTATTTTTTTTCATTCAATTGCTTTTTCAATAATTCCTCCTCCGACTACATCTTCTCCATCATAAAAAACTGCCGACTGACCGGGAGCAATGGCTGAAATTTTTTCATGAAAGAAGACTTCTACCGAATCATTTTCCACCTGATTGGCTGTGCTCATCTTTCCGGAATCTTTATGGCGGATTCTCGTGAGTGCTTGAAAATTTTCAGGCAGACGGTCATACTTAATCAAATTTATTTTTTTTACTGTCATCTTCTGTTCTTTCACATCTTCAATAGTACCTAAAGTAACTGTATTTGTATCAGGATTTATTTTTGTAACATACATGGGCTCTCCAACAGCAATCTCCAAGCCTTTTCGCTGTCCGATAGTATAAAACGGATATCCTTTGTGTTTTCCGACAACTGTTCCATCAGCAAAAATAAAATCACCTTCACCGGCTCTTCTGTCAATGTCTGCAACTTTTCTTCTTAAAAACCCGCGGTAGTCGTTATCGGGAATGAAGCAAATTTCATAACTCTCGCTTTTATTAGCCAGTTCCGGAAAACCTTTTTCAATCGCAATTTTTCTGACATCTTTCTTTGTAAGATTTGCCAGCGGGAAAATGGTTCTCTTCAAACTTTCCTGAGATAATCCCCAAAGAACATACGACTGATCTTTTGTATCATCTAATCCTTTTGACAAAATATATCTTCCATGTTCATAGCGGGTACGGGCATAGTGCCCAGTCGCAATAAATTCGCAATTCAATTGATCAGCTCGTCTGAGAAGCGCATCCCATTTAATATAGGTGTTGCAAAGCACGCAGGGATTTGGTGTTCTGCCAGCCAGATATTCTTCTACAAAATTATTAATGATGGATTCGCCAAATTCTTCTCTCAAATCCAAAACATAATGCGGAAATCCATAAGTAACAGATATTGTTCTTGCGTCATTGATTGAATCGAGACTGCAACAGCCGGTTTCTTTTTTTGAACCACCGGCAGAAGCATAGTCCCATGTTTTCATTGTGATACCAATCACTTCATATCCCTGCTCGTGAAGAAAAAGCGCAGCCATGGAGCTATCAATTCCTCCGCTCATTGCAACCAACACTCTGCCCTTTTTCATTCTTCCCGCTTTTTCTTTTTTTCTTTTTCTTCTTGAATCATTTGCTTTTTGATCTCATCAATTGATTTATAATTTTCTTCTTTAATCACATTGCCATTTTCGTCCCATTCCATCCTTTTTCCAGTAGGATGACTGAGGTAATAATTAGTTTCATTTTTTTTCTTTCCATCTGAATAATATTCCGTGCACATTCCATTAATATAGCCAACAAAAAATGTTGAATCTTTTTCCAGTTTTCCTTTCTCATCAAAATACGTCCACTTATTATTCTTTTTCCCTTGCTTGTATTCTCCTTTCAGTTTTGGAGTGCCGTCTTTTTCATACCACTCTGCGTAATATCCGTACAAATCACCAAGATTATAATTTTCTACAAGTTCAACCTGACCTTTGTTATTGTATTGCACCCATTTTCCATGCTTTAGTGAATGCTGATACATTCCAGTCATGGCGATTTTTCCTCCGGGAAAATAAAACTTAACTTCTCCTTCAAGAAATCCTGT
Protein-coding regions in this window:
- a CDS encoding S8 family serine peptidase; translation: MENKITRSKLYAFLFLSLVFCLFTSDLFSQYTKYWIQFTDKIGTPYTTSNPSAFLSARSIQRRINQGIAVVQNDLPITPSYINSVTAVPNVTLINRSKWFNAITIYTADTNALNTINNFSFVLNTKPVQRYGRKFGIEENPSPFTSTLKNGNPIPAQYNYGPSYNQINMIGGVCLHNQGFHGEGMVIAILDAGFYKADSLSVFDSLRLNNQILGTWDFVDNDTMVYDAHPHGSWVLSTLGGNLPGQIVGTAPKANYWLFRTEQAATEYVIEEDNWVSGAEYADSVGADVLSTSLGYTEFDDTTQNHTYADMDGNTARISIGTDMAVSKGMFAVCSAGNSGWSAWHFIGAPADADSVLAVGAVDSLKNYAGFSSTGPSFDGRVKPNVAAQGQDAVVSDLATGITYLSGTSFSGPITAGVVACLWQAHPTATNMQLFNAIEQTASQYNNPDSLLGYGISDFCAANNALGVFDNASSSLEIFNVYPNPFQTNISFLVQGTHSNIQSLQIDNLLGEKVFQTTLNSKQGNLNLSFLPRGVYVLSVKAEGRSYSSKLVKY
- a CDS encoding T9SS type A sorting domain-containing protein, with protein sequence MSTLKKYLLVVFLASSPFCFSQNPDIKRTYHWYFGNGAGIDFSSGTAVADTNGKLHTYEGCTVISDTAGNLLFYTDGDTVWNKNHQSMPNGTGLMGCGNYGSTAQAALIVPHPENDSLFYIFTNDCWNNNGADGFRYTIINIKLNSGLGDVISKNNLLFAPSMECVAATKGADGKSVWILTHEYNTSNFLSYKLDSTGLNITPMISSIGVPYTDLTAAIKISPNGKKLASYSINGITCLNELYDFDNNTGLVSNRIGLYTLYCGFYPCFSPDNSKLYFTFGSNYISQFCLTGNNDSVSISNTWNVIINNPDSLEDYGQLSIGPDRKIYIATLWQDSISIINQPNKYGYLSDVLSKVISLEGKECELGIPNFIDDYFYDSTLTAANCDSIIGIFENTNSLPFFIYPNPASQTIFLYSAISYSTNITLKIYNLLGTLIAEQINYSSFDGISISDISNGIYIIKIETSTNVYSQKLIINN
- the mnmA gene encoding tRNA 2-thiouridine(34) synthase MnmA, which produces MKKGRVLVAMSGGIDSSMAALFLHEQGYEVIGITMKTWDYASAGGSKKETGCCSLDSINDARTISVTYGFPHYVLDLREEFGESIINNFVEEYLAGRTPNPCVLCNTYIKWDALLRRADQLNCEFIATGHYARTRYEHGRYILSKGLDDTKDQSYVLWGLSQESLKRTIFPLANLTKKDVRKIAIEKGFPELANKSESYEICFIPDNDYRGFLRRKVADIDRRAGEGDFIFADGTVVGKHKGYPFYTIGQRKGLEIAVGEPMYVTKINPDTNTVTLGTIEDVKEQKMTVKKINLIKYDRLPENFQALTRIRHKDSGKMSTANQVENDSVEVFFHEKISAIAPGQSAVFYDGEDVVGGGIIEKAIE